Part of the Paenibacillus terrae HPL-003 genome is shown below.
ATCCGCTTGTATAGCGAAGGAATACTGAAATTAAACATTACCAAAAAGTACCGATTTACGTTAGATTCGATTAAACAAGCTCATTTAGATTTTGAAAAAGGCCCCAATCAAGGGAAAAGAATTATTGAATTTGATAAAAACGAATGAGGGGATCCAAATGAAAAATCAACTAATTATCACTAATCTAAGTAAAGAGTTACCTGACGATCCAGCTCTATTGACTCAACATATGGAATATTTTAAAAATTTAGCTGAAAACGGTAAGTTCTTATTAGTTGGTACTGGCGACTTCAATGGCATTGGGGGTATTTATGTAGCGGTAACATCCAATGAAGAGGCAAAAGTTATTATTCAAAATGAACCACTCTTTTTAGGCGGTTATATGAACTATACCATCACTGAAATTGATGTGGCATTTTCATATCCTGAATTAGAGGAGTTGCTTAAGTGAAAAATTAACTATATATACAAAAAGGGACTCTCACGGGTTAAGTGGTAGTCCCTTCTTGCTTTTTATTCTGACTGGGGAAGTATTGTCAGTCTAATACTTTATTTTCTCAGTCTACAACTTTATTTGCTTAGTCTAACACTTTATTTTCTTTTGACACCCAGCACATCAAAATACCACGCATCCTCTAGGCTCTCTTTTTCATTACATTTTAGGAAGAAGAACGCCCCTCCTTTCTCTTATTCTTCTCCAGGGATTTGATTGGAGTTATTGATTTTATTAATACTTATGTTTAGACCGAGCTTTCAAAAATAGATAACATACATTATTCTTAAATTCCAAGCAATCGGATACTTGTTTTCTATATCTTTTGGCCTTGCGTGTCCCGTGAATGAGATTGGACAATCTGGAAGCCGGAATTTGATATGTAGTGCAAAACGTTTTCTGATCCATTCTTTTCTCGATCAGTTTTTGTTTGATCTCCCATCCAAAAGGGGTTACAGGATTTCGTTGATTCAGCCTTATGACCTCCACATCTGGAGACCGCCAATGGACCGCTGGTCCGTACTTTGGCGGTGCTGCCAGGCAAGCAGGACGTAGCGTGTGAACACAATTGTCGTATGGCTAACGAGCAAATCGTATGAACGACCTTGAAACTCTTTTTGAAGTCGCAGCAGCGATTTAGCGCACTTGAAGAAGACCTCAATATCCCACCGCATTCTGTAAATTCGGATGATCTCCTGAGCAGTTAAACTCAGATCGGTCGAGAGAATAGCGAGCCACTCGTTTTTCTTGGAACGATGACGGACAAATACCACTGTCACCGGAATATCTGGAGCCAGTTCCGTCCGGATTTGACGTAGGATGTTGGTATTTTTGCCTTCGACACGAGTCGCAGCAGTATATAGTTCTCGCAGACACAGTCGCTGTGCATTCACCAAGTAGCGTTTGTTATCGTTCTTTACCATGCCGATCACATGCAACGCACGACGGGTTACTTCTTGAATCAGCGGCGCATGCGTAAACCAACTGTCCATCAGGACATATGTCGCGGAAACGCCGGCTTGAATAGCGCGATCCAGCATCTCGGCGATGACTTGAGGGGCGGATCGCAGAGCTTCTTCACGACGTTTGTAGCCAGGGGTACGCTTATCGATTCCCTGCATCATCCCGTTAATGGCGGATTTCGCGGAACTAAGCAGGGCAAAGTCCATGGGGATAAACGAGTGACCGTCGGACCAGCCCATCGTAAGCATGCGAAAACCTTTATAGTAGCTCCCTGTCGCATGGTCCTTGAAGCGCGCCAGCATTTCTACGGCTTTACTCCGATTGCGTTCGAACATGGAATCGTCAAAGATGAAAGCAGTCTCCCGATGTTCCCGAAGTTAGGTTTTCGACTCGCTGTACGGTATCGCTGCTTAGCGATAGCAAAAAACGTCGCCACGCGTACCCGCCGTGATTGAGAAACCGATACACCGTATCTTTTCTGGGGAATGATTCGCCTTTGCTGCTCTCCAGCAAACGGAGCCAGTTCTTTTGGCAGTTGATCAATTGGTTTCTTTTGCTCTATCATATAGAGGACACCTCTTCTGTATGGTAGTGCTTGCTCGACACTCTCACTTTACCAAGCGAAGCGGTGTTTTTCTATTTTGCAAGAGGGTTATTTAACCTCTTAAAAACCAAGTAACTACAATGATTCAAACCGATTTTCGCAGCTAAAATTGCCGAACAAACCCTTGATGTACAAGGGCAAATCAGCCATCCATTGCTGGAGTTGGCAAGCTATCCGTCAAGTGCGCAAACTTACTTTTGAGACATCTCATCTCACTAAGCAAGAGGTTTATCCCATGTTTTTCGATATGACGATTTTCCCCCGTTTCGGCAGCTCTTCGCTTCTGTGATACGCCTGAAGCAGGCCTTGAGCAGTAAAGGGATAGGTCTCATCGATATGGATATTCAATTTATTCTCTTTCATATGGCGAACAATGGATTCAAAATCGGTACGGTTAGGTCTTGCCTGGAAGAAACATGCGGCAATGTCGCGGACCTTCGGATATTGATTGATCGCGAATGCCACCACTGAAATATAGGTCCCGCCATCCTTGATGACCGAGTAGTTCTTCTTTCCGATTTCTCCCGGTAACCCGGTACCGAAAGTGGATTGGTCCATAGCGGAATCCAATACGATATCAACAGGATCTGTTATTTGGGTGGCAAAGTCGACTTTCGTGTAGTCGAACACCTCGTCAGCACCGAGTCCTTTGACGAAATCATGATTATAGTCCCTCGCGGTTGCGATAACATATGCTCCATGTTGCTTGGCCAACTGGACCGCCGCATGTCCCACTCCTCCGGCGCCGGCTT
Proteins encoded:
- a CDS encoding YciI family protein, with protein sequence MKNQLIITNLSKELPDDPALLTQHMEYFKNLAENGKFLLVGTGDFNGIGGIYVAVTSNEEAKVIIQNEPLFLGGYMNYTITEIDVAFSYPELEELLK
- a CDS encoding Rha family transcriptional regulator — encoded protein: MNQRNPVTPFGWEIKQKLIEKRMDQKTFCTTYQIPASRLSNLIHGTRKAKRYRKQVSDCLEFKNNVCYLFLKARSKHKY
- a CDS encoding NADP-dependent oxidoreductase, with the translated sequence MKAIALTSFGIPEVLEELEVPIPALTDTQVLIEMRASSINPADILFRSGAILQSPMADKFPAQFFQLPLVLGNEVAGIVKEVGGKVRHFKPGDRVMGMVQRGSYMDYVAVEEDLLAVIPESLSFEEAGAAPTVALTAWQALFEHGRLQPGQRILVQAGAGGVGHAAVQLAKQHGAYVIATARDYNHDFVKGLGADEVFDYTKVDFATQITDPVDIVLDSAMDQSTFGTGLPGEIGKKNYSVIKDGGTYISVVAFAINQYPKVRDIAACFFQARPNRTDFESIVRHMKENKLNIHIDETYPFTAQGLLQAYHRSEELPKRGKIVISKNMG